A window of the Pseudomonas furukawaii genome harbors these coding sequences:
- a CDS encoding HlyD family secretion protein: MDLLLILTYASICIAIFKIFNIPLNKWTVPTAVLGGVVLIGALIFLMNYNHPYSEVARTYFVSVPIVPEVSGEVIEVPVKPNQLLAAGDVLFRIDPTPFENRVRSFKAQLVAARADQSRARELAARNVGNRRDVDLTTARVEDLQAQLNIAQFELDNTVVRAPSKGFVTHVSLRPGVRAVKLPLRPSMVFIPDEGHYFVAWMRQNSQLRLTPGDEAEVAFDGIPGKVFTGRVRQVISVIGEGQVQPSGTLLSFTGSPPPGRVPVSIEITDPDYAQYAALMPGGSYGQAALYSEHFHHVAIMRKILLRMAAWMNYIFPFH, encoded by the coding sequence ATGGACCTGTTGCTGATCCTCACCTATGCCTCCATCTGCATCGCCATCTTCAAGATCTTCAATATCCCGCTGAACAAGTGGACCGTCCCCACCGCCGTGCTGGGCGGGGTGGTGCTGATCGGCGCGCTGATCTTCCTGATGAACTACAACCACCCCTATTCGGAGGTGGCGCGGACCTACTTCGTCTCGGTGCCCATCGTCCCCGAAGTGTCCGGCGAGGTCATCGAAGTGCCGGTCAAGCCGAACCAGCTCCTGGCGGCGGGCGATGTGCTGTTCCGCATCGATCCCACCCCCTTCGAGAACCGCGTCAGGTCGTTCAAGGCCCAACTGGTCGCGGCCCGCGCCGACCAGTCCCGCGCCCGTGAGCTGGCCGCACGCAACGTCGGCAACCGCCGTGACGTGGACCTGACCACGGCGCGGGTGGAAGACCTGCAGGCGCAGCTGAACATCGCCCAGTTCGAACTGGACAACACCGTGGTGCGGGCGCCCAGCAAGGGCTTCGTCACCCATGTCTCCCTGCGCCCGGGAGTTCGCGCGGTGAAGCTGCCGCTGCGTCCGTCCATGGTGTTCATTCCCGACGAGGGCCACTACTTCGTGGCCTGGATGCGGCAGAACAGCCAGCTGCGCCTGACCCCCGGGGACGAGGCGGAAGTGGCCTTCGACGGTATTCCCGGCAAGGTCTTCACGGGCAGGGTGAGGCAGGTGATCTCGGTGATCGGCGAGGGCCAGGTGCAACCCTCAGGGACCCTGCTGAGCTTCACCGGTTCGCCGCCCCCGGGGCGCGTGCCGGTCTCCATCGAAATCACCGACCCCGACTACGCCCAGTACGCGGCGCTGATGCCCGGCGGCTCCTACGGCCAGGCGGCGCTCTACAGCGAGCATTTCCACCATGTGGCCATCATGCGCAAGATCCTCCTGCGGATGGCGGCCTGGATGAACTACATCTTCCCCTTCCACTGA
- a CDS encoding GNAT family N-acetyltransferase: MTSLLIRNMTRAELDELVAWAAREGWNPGLHDAELFWATDPEAFIAAELDGELIGGGAITAYNGEFGFMGFFIVRPEFRGRGLGDTLWKVRRERLIGRLRPGASIGMDGVFAMQDYYAKGGFVFSHRNLRYRLDTPEPATPNAAVEPLAAFPLDEVLAYDRACFSTTRGTFLPGWIAQPDALALGYRREGRLAGFGVVRRCIEGCKIGPLFADDAGVAEALYRQLAGFAVGGPLFLDAPENNVEAMALVRRHGMVEIFGCARMYLGPPPQQDQARVFGVTTFELG, encoded by the coding sequence ATGACGTCCCTGCTGATCCGCAACATGACCCGCGCCGAACTGGACGAGCTGGTGGCCTGGGCGGCCCGCGAAGGCTGGAACCCCGGCCTGCACGACGCCGAGCTGTTCTGGGCCACCGACCCCGAGGCCTTCATCGCCGCCGAGCTGGATGGCGAGCTGATCGGCGGCGGCGCCATCACCGCCTACAACGGCGAGTTCGGTTTCATGGGCTTTTTCATCGTGCGCCCGGAGTTTCGCGGTCGAGGGCTCGGCGACACCCTCTGGAAGGTTCGCCGCGAGCGACTCATCGGCCGCCTGCGCCCCGGCGCCAGCATCGGCATGGACGGCGTCTTCGCCATGCAGGACTACTACGCCAAGGGCGGCTTCGTGTTTTCCCACCGTAACCTGCGCTACCGCCTGGACACCCCCGAGCCGGCGACGCCCAACGCGGCGGTGGAACCCCTGGCCGCCTTTCCCCTGGACGAGGTGCTGGCCTACGACCGCGCCTGCTTCTCCACCACCCGGGGCACCTTCCTGCCGGGCTGGATCGCCCAGCCGGACGCCCTGGCCCTGGGCTATCGACGCGAGGGCCGCCTGGCCGGGTTCGGCGTAGTGCGCCGCTGCATCGAGGGCTGCAAGATCGGGCCGCTGTTCGCCGACGACGCCGGCGTGGCCGAAGCCCTCTACCGGCAACTGGCCGGGTTCGCCGTCGGCGGGCCGCTGTTCCTCGACGCCCCGGAGAACAATGTCGAAGCCATGGCCCTGGTACGCCGCCACGGCATGGTGGAAATCTTCGGCTGCGCGCGCATGTACCTGGGCCCGCCGCCGCAGCAGGACCAGGCGCGGGTATTCGGCGTCACCACCTTCGAGCTGGGCTGA
- a CDS encoding polysaccharide deacetylase family protein, translating into MQPRDLVGYAGAPPHPHWPGEARVALQFVLNIEEGAESTVLNDDPRSEAYLHELSGRPAREGERDLSVEGLYEYGSRAGAWRLLALFAERGLPLTAFAVGRALELVPELGRALAAAGHEVAGHGWRWLDYRTIAEDEERRHIRQTVEVIERLCGRRPVGWYTGRVSANTRRLLREEGGFLYDSDAYNDDLPWWLPGEPPHLVIPYSLVNNDARYLMPHGFASGQDFYQSLKDAFDWLWREGERHPKLMSVGLHGRISGHPARTLALARFLDHVQGHGEVWVCRREDVARHWIAGQPPR; encoded by the coding sequence ATGCAACCCCGGGACCTGGTCGGCTACGCCGGCGCCCCGCCCCATCCCCACTGGCCGGGCGAGGCGCGGGTGGCGCTGCAGTTCGTCCTGAACATCGAGGAAGGCGCGGAATCCACGGTGCTCAACGACGATCCCCGCTCCGAGGCCTACCTCCACGAACTGTCGGGCCGACCGGCCCGCGAGGGCGAACGGGACCTCAGCGTCGAGGGCCTCTACGAGTACGGCTCCCGCGCGGGCGCCTGGCGGCTGCTGGCGCTGTTCGCCGAGCGTGGCCTGCCCCTCACCGCCTTCGCCGTGGGCCGCGCCCTGGAGCTGGTGCCGGAACTGGGCCGCGCCCTGGCCGCCGCCGGGCACGAAGTGGCCGGGCATGGCTGGCGCTGGCTGGACTACCGGACCATCGCCGAGGACGAGGAGCGCCGCCATATCCGCCAGACGGTCGAGGTGATCGAGCGCCTTTGCGGCCGGCGCCCGGTGGGCTGGTACACCGGCAGGGTCAGCGCCAACACCCGGCGCCTGCTGCGGGAGGAAGGGGGATTCCTCTACGACTCCGACGCCTACAACGACGACCTGCCGTGGTGGCTGCCAGGCGAACCGCCGCACCTGGTGATCCCCTACAGCCTGGTGAACAACGACGCCCGCTACCTGATGCCCCACGGCTTCGCCTCGGGCCAGGACTTCTACCAGTCCCTGAAGGACGCCTTCGACTGGCTGTGGCGGGAGGGCGAGCGCCACCCCAAGCTGATGAGCGTCGGCCTGCACGGGCGCATCAGCGGCCACCCCGCACGCACCCTGGCCCTGGCACGCTTTCTCGATCACGTGCAGGGCCATGGGGAGGTGTGGGTCTGCCGCCGGGAGGACGTGGCCCGGCACTGGATCGCCGGGCAGCCTCCCCGCTAG